The following proteins are co-located in the Desulfobaccales bacterium genome:
- a CDS encoding radical SAM protein, with the protein MPDTDIVLVKPGSQKQLYGELSTLELTALEPPLWAALLAAYLRQLGYGVILLDAEVERLTYEQTAAKIKDANPWLAAIVVSGTNPSASTSNMTGAGAILEHLSAISPQTHTLLMGLHPSALPERTMREEQVDFVCQGEGFFTLPGLLDILKARGADFKIPGLWYKQDGQVVSNPRATLYSNLTALPMPAWDLLPLHEYRAHNWHCFTHLDQRQPYVAIYTSLGCPFHCSFCCINAFFGNAGIRYRSPQSVIEEIDFLVNRYGMKNIKIIDEMFALQEARVVELCDLIIERRYDLNLWAYARVNTVTERMLAKMKEAGINWVAYGFESGSDRVLKDAVKGYQAGAVEQVVKMTYDQGIHICANFIFGLPEDDLDSMHATLKLMLDINAEWANIYSAMAYPGSRLYDLAVADNWPLPETWQGYSQYAYESLPLPTKYLSGGQVLAFRDYAFDVYYRSPRYLEMICRKFGRETANHLKEMSAKQLPRKYASF; encoded by the coding sequence ATGCCCGACACGGATATCGTCCTGGTCAAACCAGGGAGTCAGAAACAGCTTTACGGAGAACTCAGCACTTTAGAGCTGACAGCCTTGGAGCCGCCGTTGTGGGCGGCGCTTTTGGCAGCCTATCTGAGGCAGTTAGGGTATGGCGTGATCTTGTTGGACGCCGAAGTGGAACGTCTTACCTATGAACAGACCGCTGCCAAGATCAAAGACGCCAACCCCTGGCTGGCGGCCATCGTAGTTTCCGGTACCAATCCATCCGCCTCCACCAGCAACATGACCGGGGCCGGGGCGATTTTAGAGCATCTGAGCGCCATCAGCCCTCAGACCCACACCCTTCTCATGGGGCTGCACCCTTCGGCCTTGCCCGAGCGCACCATGCGGGAGGAGCAGGTAGATTTTGTCTGCCAGGGGGAGGGGTTTTTCACTCTGCCGGGACTTTTAGACATCCTTAAGGCAAGGGGAGCGGATTTTAAAATTCCCGGGCTCTGGTATAAGCAAGACGGCCAAGTGGTCTCTAACCCCAGGGCCACTCTCTACTCCAACCTGACGGCACTGCCCATGCCAGCCTGGGATCTCCTGCCCTTGCATGAATACCGGGCCCACAACTGGCATTGCTTCACGCACCTGGACCAGCGCCAGCCTTATGTAGCCATCTACACGAGTCTGGGGTGTCCTTTTCATTGCAGCTTCTGCTGCATTAACGCCTTTTTCGGCAACGCCGGCATCCGCTACCGGAGCCCTCAAAGCGTCATCGAAGAGATCGACTTTTTGGTGAACCGATATGGGATGAAGAATATCAAGATCATCGACGAAATGTTTGCACTGCAGGAAGCCCGAGTGGTAGAGCTCTGCGACCTGATCATTGAGCGGCGCTACGATTTGAACCTATGGGCCTATGCCCGGGTGAATACCGTCACTGAGCGGATGCTGGCCAAGATGAAGGAGGCTGGCATCAACTGGGTGGCCTATGGCTTCGAATCGGGATCCGACCGCGTCCTTAAGGACGCGGTCAAGGGCTATCAGGCCGGGGCAGTTGAACAGGTGGTTAAGATGACCTATGATCAGGGCATCCATATCTGCGCTAATTTTATTTTCGGTCTACCCGAAGACGATTTAGACTCCATGCATGCAACCCTGAAACTCATGCTGGACATCAACGCCGAGTGGGCCAACATCTACTCGGCCATGGCATATCCCGGCTCCCGGCTCTACGACCTGGCGGTGGCGGATAACTGGCCCCTGCCGGAAACCTGGCAGGGCTATTCGCAGTACGCTTACGAGTCCTTGCCCCTGCCAACGAAATACCTGTCCGGCGGTCAGGTATTGGCCTTCAGGGATTACGCCTTTGATGTTTATTACCGCAGTCCCCGATATTTGGAGATGATCTGTCGGAAATTCGGAAGGGAAACAGCAAACCACCTCAAGGAGATGTCAGCCAAGCAGTTGCCGAGGAAATACGCTTCCTTCTGA
- a CDS encoding lipopolysaccharide biosynthesis protein, producing the protein MQKSYTFNYLKIYFWQGIAIVLNLLSMFIVIPRLADNPSIYGIYVVCISANIFLTYADIGFAGAGYKYASECFAQKNLEEEINIVGFIGFVLFLFVIIFALTVSYVALNPSILIKNINSATEINITSNLLFILALFSPAIIFQRILEIVYGIRLEQFILQRIMIAANILKILSIFYFFKNQQYDIVGYFLFCQLVYLLALFSCLLIAKIKYKYNFIVFFKSIRFSKPMFNKTRTLAFGSLFSTIMFIFYYELDAFAIAKLMGGESVAIYAVGFTILSFLRNLLGVLYAPFLARFNHFIGLHDMDGLRDLYRNILPLTLPFVVFPIVSLALLMEPLVHSWVGNYYEKSVIIAQLLILGFIYGFFTYPASFLIIAQEKIKILYLTSVIPPIVYWIGIFLTIPYIGLTSFALFKLIAMSISSLFYLFITLKFLDISAGDFVRKILGPVAIPLSFLILSLAYLNQFMPAEKNALDLFIVIATGGLASAGALFLYYLFSSHFRNYTQGLFRKCFV; encoded by the coding sequence TAATCCTTCGATATATGGAATTTACGTGGTCTGCATCTCGGCAAACATATTTTTGACCTATGCAGATATAGGCTTTGCCGGGGCCGGTTATAAATATGCCAGTGAATGCTTTGCGCAGAAAAATCTGGAGGAAGAAATAAACATTGTTGGTTTTATCGGGTTTGTCCTTTTTTTATTTGTAATTATATTTGCGTTGACCGTTTCTTATGTTGCGCTAAATCCAAGTATATTAATTAAAAATATAAATAGCGCCACAGAGATTAATATTACCTCTAATTTATTATTCATCCTTGCTCTATTTTCACCAGCAATCATCTTTCAAAGGATATTAGAGATTGTCTATGGAATTAGATTGGAACAATTTATACTCCAGCGGATCATGATTGCGGCTAATATACTGAAAATATTATCCATATTTTACTTTTTTAAAAACCAACAATATGATATTGTGGGCTATTTCTTATTTTGCCAACTGGTATATTTATTAGCGCTCTTTTCCTGCTTATTAATTGCAAAAATTAAATACAAATATAATTTTATCGTTTTTTTCAAATCAATTAGATTTTCAAAACCTATGTTCAATAAAACAAGAACCCTTGCTTTTGGTTCTTTGTTCAGTACAATTATGTTTATATTTTATTATGAGCTTGATGCATTTGCTATTGCAAAATTAATGGGGGGCGAAAGTGTCGCAATATATGCAGTTGGCTTTACAATCCTTTCTTTTCTAAGAAATCTTTTGGGGGTTCTTTATGCCCCCTTTTTAGCTCGTTTCAATCATTTTATCGGATTGCATGACATGGATGGCTTGCGTGATTTATACAGGAACATTCTTCCTTTGACGTTACCTTTCGTTGTCTTCCCTATTGTAAGTTTAGCTTTATTAATGGAACCTTTGGTGCATTCGTGGGTTGGCAACTATTATGAAAAGTCAGTTATCATTGCGCAATTGCTGATATTGGGCTTTATATATGGATTTTTTACCTATCCAGCTAGTTTTCTCATCATTGCCCAGGAAAAGATAAAAATACTATACTTAACAAGCGTCATACCACCTATTGTTTACTGGATCGGAATATTTTTAACGATTCCTTATATAGGATTAACATCTTTTGCCTTGTTCAAGCTCATTGCCATGTCAATAAGTAGTTTGTTCTATTTATTTATTACGCTAAAGTTTCTGGATATATCAGCAGGCGATTTCGTGCGAAAGATTCTTGGACCAGTGGCAATCCCCTTGAGTTTTTTAATTCTATCACTGGCATACCTAAATCAGTTTATGCCCGCCGAAAAGAATGCGCTTGACCTTTTTATTGTAATTGCCACCGGCGGATTAGCTTCTGCGGGAGCTTTGTTTTTATATTATTTATTTTCGAGCCACTTTAGAAATTATACTCAAGGACTTTTCAGGAAATGCTTTGTTTAA
- a CDS encoding VTT domain-containing protein, which translates to MTKEFSREQRWFRQKQGLRRYIGPKRVVIILLFSASLLVLWYLRKHGYLTPETVFQFVHDYPVWGPVIFVTVYLVSVVALIPTLPFNLGAGFLWGPLWGTVFSVAGCGLGAMTAFLMARTAVGQPLARRFDNAMAQWLQKELATKGWRLVAFTRINPVFPSGPLNFVLALTSITFPCYAWSSLVFMTPVAMVFSIIGHSVGGFMLEGEATRLVRLVMVVSLALVVLVVIMLLSRRLFGKSTLPR; encoded by the coding sequence TTGACCAAAGAATTTTCACGCGAACAGAGATGGTTCCGGCAAAAGCAGGGACTGCGCCGCTACATCGGGCCCAAAAGGGTTGTCATTATCCTCCTTTTTTCGGCCTCTCTGTTGGTGCTCTGGTATCTGCGCAAACATGGGTATCTGACTCCAGAGACAGTCTTTCAATTCGTCCATGACTATCCGGTATGGGGCCCGGTCATCTTCGTAACCGTGTATCTGGTCTCGGTGGTGGCTCTCATCCCCACTTTGCCGTTCAATTTAGGAGCTGGATTTCTCTGGGGACCTCTCTGGGGAACGGTCTTTTCCGTTGCCGGCTGCGGCTTAGGGGCCATGACGGCCTTTCTCATGGCTCGCACGGCGGTGGGGCAGCCCCTGGCCAGGCGCTTCGATAATGCCATGGCCCAGTGGCTGCAAAAAGAGTTGGCCACCAAAGGCTGGCGTTTGGTGGCTTTTACCAGGATCAATCCGGTGTTTCCTTCCGGGCCATTAAATTTTGTCTTGGCCCTGACTTCCATTACTTTTCCATGTTATGCTTGGTCGTCGCTGGTTTTTATGACCCCCGTCGCTATGGTCTTTTCCATTATCGGCCACTCGGTAGGCGGGTTCATGCTGGAGGGGGAGGCCACCAGGCTGGTGCGCCTGGTTATGGTGGTTTCCCTGGCCCTGGTAGTTCTGGTGGTTATCATGCTGCTGTCCCGGCGGCTGTTTGGCAAGAGCACCTTACCCCGTTGA
- a CDS encoding glycosyltransferase family 2 protein has protein sequence MKVTLLVMSLNEIEGMQAIMPRIKKDWVDQIIVVDGGSTDGSIEWAREQGYRVYVQKQKGFRFAYFEAFPYVEGDVIITFSPDGNSIPELIPQLIEKMRDGYDMVIASRYLGDAKSEDDDFITGFGNWLFTKTVQWLYGGNITDVMVIFRAYKKQVIYDLELDRDKWYTTPEKLFFCKISWEPLLSARAAKKRLRITEIPGDEPPRIGGERKLRIWRWGAAYYYQIWREYWGGI, from the coding sequence ATGAAAGTAACGCTGTTGGTCATGTCCTTAAACGAAATCGAAGGCATGCAGGCCATTATGCCTCGGATCAAAAAGGATTGGGTGGATCAAATCATCGTGGTGGACGGCGGCTCCACGGATGGCTCCATAGAATGGGCCAGAGAACAAGGCTATCGCGTCTATGTGCAAAAGCAAAAAGGGTTCAGGTTTGCCTACTTCGAGGCGTTTCCCTATGTAGAGGGTGATGTGATCATCACCTTTAGCCCGGATGGCAACTCCATCCCGGAATTGATCCCCCAATTAATAGAGAAGATGCGGGATGGCTACGACATGGTCATAGCCTCCCGGTATCTCGGTGACGCCAAGAGCGAGGATGACGACTTTATCACCGGCTTCGGCAACTGGCTATTCACCAAGACCGTCCAATGGCTGTATGGGGGGAACATCACCGATGTTATGGTGATTTTTAGGGCCTATAAGAAGCAGGTTATTTACGATCTGGAGCTGGACCGGGACAAATGGTATACCACCCCGGAGAAACTTTTTTTTTGCAAAATAAGCTGGGAGCCGCTGCTTTCCGCCCGGGCCGCGAAAAAGCGGCTCAGGATTACCGAAATTCCCGGCGACGAGCCCCCGAGAATCGGTGGAGAGCGAAAGCTGCGGATCTGGCGTTGGGGGGCCGCCTATTATTACCAGATATGGCGGGAATATTGGGGAGGGATTTAA